DNA from Rhizobacter sp. J219:
GCGCCCAGGCACTGCCGAGCGTGACCGCGAGCAGGCACACCCCGATGGCGGTGGCCGCGTTGACGGCGGTCAGCCATTCACGCTTGGCACGCAGCGACGGGTCATAGAGATTGATGTTCTGCGTCATGACAGCACGCTCTCGTCACGCAAGGCCATGCCGATCGGCACATACCAGGCGTGTTGCTGCGTCACGTCCTGCAGCGTGTCGGCGTGGCGGCCGAGGTCGAGCACGGTTGCGAGGTCGGCCACTTCCACCGGCAGGTAGAGGTTGTCCTTGAGGAAATTCGAGAAGCTCTCGGCGGCCGGGTGGCCGGCGATCAAGAGGCGCGACAGCGGCACCTGGCTGAACTGGCGGTCGAAGCCGTCGAGCGAGCGCTGCAGCTCCAGGCCGACACGCTCGAAGACGGCGGCGCGCTGGTCGGCGTCGGCCAGCGCGGCCAGGTTGATGTCGATGTGGCGCAGGCCGTAGAAACCGCCGCCGCGGCTGAAGGTGAGCAGGCCGCCGCTTTCGTGCAGGCCGAGCATCGCGATGCCGCGGCCCGGGGTCTCGAAGAGGGTGGCGATGTTGCGCTGCGCGGTCTCGACCACGTCGATCACCGCGAGCTTGAGCTTGGCAGCCTGGAAGGCCTGCACACGCTCCTGCAGCTTGTCGCGTTTGGCGGCGACCACCAGGGCCAGCGGGTCACGGCCGGCGGGCATGCCGTCGGTCGGCACCGGCAGCACGTCGACCATCGCCTGCTCGACGGGGAAGTCGAGCGAATCCTTGATGCTCCAGCGCAGCGCCGCGCGCAGCTCGGCCGGCTCGACCTTGGGGCGAGCGACCTGCACCATCTGGTAGGCGCTCGGGTCGACCCAGGTGGTGCAGCGGTAGCGCTGCAGGTGGTGGGTGCGGCGTGCGTGGGCCAGCGCCTGGGCCTCGCCGCCGTTGCGCGGCTGGCTGTCGAGCAGCCGCAGCACGGGGCGTTCGCCGCCGCGCACGACATGGGCGAAGTCCACGCTCTGCTTGCGCGGCACCACTGCCATCCAGCCAGGTTGTTCTCGTCGGTTGAACATCACGCGCACCATGAAAGGCCCGCCGGGTATCGGCGGTCCAAGGGTCAGGGTGATGCTAGGGAGGACTCACCCTGGGCAGTAGCTCAAAAAGCGGTGTCATTCCCGCCGAGTTCATGCGCAAGCGCAGCGCCGCGCTCATCAAGCAACGCCCGCGGAGCCGGCTTTGCCGGGCCGCAGGGCGGCGCCCCTTGGGGGCAGGAGCGCAGCGACTGGGGGGCCCTACTTGATCGCGGCTTTGCCCAGGTCCCAGATGGGGAGGAACACGCCGAGCGCGAGGATCAAGACCAGCACGCCGAGGAAGATGATCAGGATCGGCTCGATCTGCGCCGACAGGCTCTTCAGCTCGTACTCCACTTCCTGCTGGTAGAAGTCGGCCACCTCGCCGAGCATCTCGTCGAGCGTGCCCGACTCTTCGCCCACGGCGATCATCTGCAGCACGACGGGCGTGAAGATGCCGCTCGCGGCGGCGGTGCGCAGCAGGCTGTCGCCGCGCTCCACGCCCTCGCGCATCTTCTCGATGGCGCGGGCGTAGAAATGGTTGTCGACCGTGTTGGCCACCACCATCATGGCCTGCACCACCGGCACGCCGCTCTTCAGGGCCAGCGCAAAGCTGCGCGAGAAGCGCGCGAGCGTCGCCTTGCGGATGATCTTGCCGGCGATGGGGAACTTGAGTTTCAGCTTGTCCCACGTGTAGCCGCCGTCCTCGGTGGCCGTCCAGCGCTTGAAGGCGAAGAAGCCGCCGACCGCGCCCACCAGCAGGTAGGGCCAGGCGACGAGGGTGAACTTGGAGAAGCCGACCAGCAGCTGCGTCATGAACGGCAGGTCGGAGCCGAGGTTGTCGAACACCCGCTGGAACGCCGGAATCACGAACACATTGACCACGCCGATGGCGATGATCATCACCGCGACCACGAAGCTCGGGTAGCGCAGCGCCGACTTCACCTGGTCGCGCATCAGCTTCTCGAATTCGAGGTGGTGGAAGAGGCGCAGAAAGACTTCGTCCAGCCGGCCCGTCATCTCGCCCACACGCACCATCGCAACGTAGAAGGCGCTGAAGACGCCGGTCTGCTTGGCGAGCGAGGTCGACATCTCGTTGCCCGACTCCAGGCTCTCGCGCGTCTGGCGGATCACATCCTTCATTGCCGGCGAGGCCGACTCCTGCAAGCCGCCGAGCGCCCGCGTGAGCGCGATGCCGGCCTTCAGCAAGGTGTGCAGCTGGCGGCTGAACATCAGCAGGTCTTCGTGCTTGACTCTTTCCTTCTTGCCGAAGCTGATCTGCTTCGACGCCATCGACGCCCCCACCGCGGTGGCGAGCGCGATCTCGAGCGGCGTGCTGCCGGCACGCTGCAGCTCGGCGGCCACCGCACCAGCGGAGTCACCCTCGAGCACGCCCTGCAGCAGGTCGCCGCCGGCGTCACGTGCGGTGTAGGTGAACTGGGGCATTTGTCACATGCATCAGGTCGTGGTCAGCCGTCGCCGCTGGCGGCCAGCGCCATTGCTTCCGAAATCGTCGAGCGGCCGGCATGCGCCAGCGCGAGAGCGTTGCGCAGCAGCGTCTTGGTGCCGATCTGCGCCCGTGCGATGCGCACGAATTCGATCGGCGAGCCGTGGTTGGCGGTCTGCACGAGTTCCGGCGTCATCTCCAGCATCTCGTAGACCGCGGTGCGGCCGATGAAGCCGGTGCCGTTGCAGCGCGAGCAGCCCATGCCGCGCATGTACTTGCCGTCCTTGCCTTCGGGGCCGATGTAGTGGTCGAGCCAGCCCAGTTCCTGCGGCGTGGGGGTGTGCGGTGCCACGCAGTTCTCGCACACCAGGCGCACCAGGCGCTGGGCGATCACGAGGTTGAGCGACATCGCCACCATGTAGGGCGGCACGCCCATGTCGAGCAGGCGCACCGGCGTGGTCGCCGCGTCGTTGGTGTGCAGGGTGGAGAGCACCATGTGGCCGGTCATCGCGGCACGCAGGCCGATCTCGGCGGTGGTCTTGTCGCGCATTTCGCCGACGAGGATCACGTCCGGGTCCTGGCGCAGCGCGGCGCGCAGCACGCGTTCGAAGCTCAGGTCGATCTTGTCGTGCACCTGCACCTGGTTGATGCCGGGCAGGCGGTATTCGACCGGGTCTTCCACCGTGATGATCTTGCGATCGGGCGAGTTGATCTCGTTGAGCGAGGCGTAGAGCGCGGTGGTCTTGCCGCTGCCGGTCGGGCCGGTCACGAGGATCATGCCGCTCGTGCGGTTGAGCGCCGCGCGCACCTTGGCGAGCATGGCTTCGCCCATGCCGAGGCGGTCGAGCTGCAGCAGGCCGCCGCTCTGGTTGAGCAGACGCATCACGACCGACTCGCCGTACTGCGTGGGCATCGTCGAGATGCGCACGTCGAGCGGGTTGCCGCGGATGTCGACGTGGAAGCGGCCGTCTTGCGGCAGCCGCTTCTCCGAGATGTCCAGGCCCGACATCAGCTTCAGCCGCAGCACGAGCGCCGGGGCGATCTTCAGGTCGGCCTCGGTCTGCAGGTGCAGCACGCCGTCGATGCGGAAGCGCACATGCAGCTTGTGCTGCTGCGGTTCGATGTGGATGTCGGACGCACGCACCTGGGCGGCGTCTTCGAACAAGGTCTGCAGCAGCTTGACGACCGGCGCGTCTTTCACCGCGGCTTCGGTGCCGAGCAGGTTGCCGAAGTCGGCCTCGGTCTGCGCGAGTTCGGCGGTCAGCTCCTGCGACAGCGCGGTGATCTCGCCGGTGCGGCGGTAGACGCGGTCGATGGTGGCGAGCAGCTGCGTCTCGGTGACGGCGGCGAGGTCGATCTCGCGCTTGAGGATGCGGGTGAGCTCGTCGTAGGCGAAGAGGTCGCTCGGGTCGGCCATGCCCACCCGCAGCACGCCCGCGTTGTCTTCCAGCACCAGCGCGCGGAAGCGGCGCGCCTGCGCCTCGGTCAAGAGGTTCACCAGCGCGGGCGCCGGGTTGGTCTGCTTGAGGTTGATGTAGGGGATCTTGAGCTGGCCGGCGAGCGCACCCGAGATCTGCTCTTCGGTGACGAGCCCGCTGTCGACCAGGATGCGGCCGAGCTTGCGGCCGCTGGAGCGCTGCTGCTCGAGCGTGGCGGTGAGCTGCTCCTGGGTGATGAGGTTCTGCTGAACCAGCAGGTCACCCAGGCGGATTTTCTGGGGTGGCGGCATGCGCGGTCCTGACGACGAAGGCCATGTGTGGGGCCATTGTCGAAAGGGGGCCTGCCGGGGAATTGCGGGAAGTGAGCGGCTTTCCGAGGCCAGTTCGGTGCATGGGTCAGGGCGGCACGCCCATGTCGGCGAGCGCCTTGCGGATCACCGGTGCATGCTCGCCTTTCGCCTGGCCGTCCTCGATCTCGCCGGCCCGCTCGAAGAGCGGCACGAAGAGGCCGAGCTTGTCGACCGGGCCCTTGAGCGTGACCGTGCCGTGCTTCACGAACGCGCCCTGCCAGGCCGCCAGCACCTCGTGCCAGAAGCTGCGGGTGGCGGCGTAGTAACGGTCGGCGCCGGTGAAGTCACCGTCTTTCAGGCGCTCGTAGCGCGCCATGCCGACTTCGCGACCGAGGTAGGGAAACCCGGCGTCCGGCCGGCGCTCGGCGTCGAGCCGGGCCTTGAGGTTGTACTCCTCCTGCGTCCAGCCGGTGGGGTGGACGGTGTGGCGGTTGCTGCCGATGAGGGTGTCGTAGTCCTTGCGCACGCTCCACTCGCGGCGCGGCAGCGGGCGCCAGGTCTCGCCGCTGATCCAGGTGGAGAAGCTCGCGTTGTGCTGCCATCGGCCGAGGCTCGCGTAGCGCGGCGATTCGTCCACCTGGTAGACCGTCTGCGACCAGGCGCCGCGGCGCTCGGCTTGCGGCACGGCGCGGCGCTGCCAGCGGTCGCGGCCCCGGTACTCGACCAGGGCCTCGGGCTCGTAGCGCCAGTCCTGCCGCCAGTGCTTGGTGACCATCGGCGCGCTCGGCTTGCCGTCCTTGTCGACGAAGCGCATGTCGAGGATGTGCACCAGGCTCACGAAGCCGGGCTCGTCGCGGTCGACGTAGACCTTTTCGGTGCCCCACGACTGGTAGGGACCGAGCTTCTGCGGATCGTCGGCCGCGGTGTAGCTCGCGATTTCGAGGAAGTCGAAGCTGACGCGGTACCTACCCGCCATCGCGAGGATGGCGCGGCGGTCGCGTTCCTGTGGCGTGAGGCCGGGGGACTGCAGCGCCTGCCATGCGGGCGAGGGCTGGGTGTCGACGGTGACCGGCACGCCGCGCGTGGTGCCGCCGCGTGGCTTGAGCGTGCTGCCGTCGAGGGGGTACGAGAAGGTGTAGCGGGGCGGTGTGGGCGCCGTTTCGGCGGCTGTCGCTGCGGTGGCGCACCACAGCCAGGCGAGGCAGATCAGGGTCTTGGTCATGGGAGGTGTGTCGTCAGGTGCGCCAGACGCGCGGCGGCGTGCCGGCCAGCGCCCAGGCGGTCTTGCGCCAGCGGCGCCACACTTCGACCAGCAGGTGCATGGCCGGTTCCACCCGGTGTGCGAGGGCGCGCAGCACCACCACCTCGGCATGCGGCGAGGTGCAGCCGGCAGTCGCGCGCAGCGGGTCGGCCGCACAGGCCTCGCGGGCTGTGTCGAGCAGCGCTTCGCGCCGGGCGGCCGGCAGCGCCGAGCCGCCGGCGAACCACATCGTCGCGAGCACGCTGTGCCCGGCCCAGCCGAGCGGCGACTGCAGCAGACGGGTGTCGTGCCCGTCGATCCTGCCGCGCTCCAGCCACACGCCGGGCAGCTCGATGCTCTGCGTGTAGCGGCCACGGTCGTAGGGTTGGCCGCTCGCGGGCAGGCCGAGGGCGAGCACGTCCCAGCCCATCATCTCGGCACCAGGTGCGAAACTCGAAGCGCATGCGGTTCTCGGCCAGCGTGTCGGGGTAGAGGATGGTTTCGAGCGGCAGCCACTCGAAGCGCGCACCCTCGGCCACCCGTGCGGTGAGCGTCTGCAAGCCCGGTTCGCCCAGGCTGCGGTAGAAGCGGGTGGCGCCTGGCGTGGTGACGAGCGCATGGCTGCCGGTCTGCAGCCCGACGTCGATCGCCAGCACGTCGCCCCCGACCACCCCGCCCGGCGGGTGCACCAGCACGTTGTGGCAGACCGCATCGCCTTCGGGGTAGAGGCTTTGCAGGACGCGCAGGGGGCCGTTGTGGGTGTCGTGAACGGTGGTGCGCTCGCCCGTGCGGCGGTAGTCGAGCTTCAGGTGTCCATTCCAGCCCCTGCTCATCGCAGGCCCCACACCGTCTGCACCATCTGGTAGCCGGCCGGGTCGTAGGCCTTCAGGCCCTTGCGGTCGAACGGCATGTAGTTGATCCCCACGAAATAGGCGGCCGACAGTTCGGCGAAGTATTCGAGCTGGTTGTGTCGGGCGTAGGCCTCGGCGATGGTCTGGCCCTTGTAGTCCTGAACGTTGCGGTAGAGGCCTCGTGCGAGTGCCCCTTCCCATGGCGCGTGGATGTCGGGGTCCTTGGGCTTGCGGTGCAGAAGGTGCCAGGCGTGGGCCATCTCGTGGGTCAGCGCCTTCTTCGACCACAGGTCGTCGAGGAAGAGGAAGTTCTCGGCGCTGTAGATGATGATCGCGCCCTGCCAGCGGGGGTCGTGCAGCGGGTTGCGCGAGCCGCGGGTCACGTAGCGCATGCCGCTCTTCAGGCCACCGTGCGGTGACTTGGCACCCCACATCAGGAAGTAGGTGGTGGCGCAGAATTCGTCGCGCGTGTGCGGCGGCAGCAGGACGATGATGTCTTGCAGCGTGGCCGTGAGCTTGCGTGTGGCCGCGTCGGTGAGCTTAGGGTCGGCGCTGGCCATGCCGGTTTCGTACTGGATGTCGAAGAGGCCGGGCAGCCTCGTGTAGGCGCGGCGGGTGTCGGAGAAGCTGAGGGTGTCCTTGCCTTCGGTGGCAGCGAAGGTCGGCAGTGCCACCAGAAGAAAGACCCACAGAAACAGGAGGCGCATGGAGTCAGGCGGCGGAGTCGAAGACCCCGCTTTTTACCGCACGGTGCCCCATCAGCTGTTGCCGGCGCTCCGGTGCGCCCAGGCCGTGGTGCGCTTCTCGACCACCGCGAAGAGCTCGTACATCGCCATCGCCATCACGCCGATCACCACCAGCCCGGCGAAGGCCAGGCCCATCTGCATCGACGAACCGGCCGAGATGAGCAGGTAGCCGATGCCTTCGTTGGCGGCGGTCATCTCCGAGACGGTGGTGCCGACGAAGGCGAGCGTGATCGCCACCTTCAGCGAGCCGTAGAAGTAGGGCAGCGAGCGCGGCAGGCCGACCTTGATGAGCACGTCCCAGCGTTTGGCGCCGAGCACGCGCAGCACGTCTTCGGCTTCGGGCTCCAGCGTGGCGAGGCCAGTGGCGATGTTGACGGTGATGGGGAAGAAGGAAATCAGGAAGGCGGTCAGCACCGCCGGCCCGACGCCGATGCCGAACCACACCACGAGGATGGGCACGAAGGCGGCCTTGGGCAGCGCGTTGAAGGCCGTCATCAGCGGGTACATCGCCGCATAGGCCATGCGCGAGCTGCCGATGAGGAAGCCGAGCAGGGTGCCGACGACGATCGACAGGCCGAAGCCCGCCATGGTGACCCAGAAGGTGCGCCACGCATGGCCGGCGATCACGCCGCGGAATTCGACCAGCTGTGTGGCGATGCGCGAGGGCGAGGGGAAAATGAATTCCGAGACGTTGAAGCCGCGGCACAGCAGCTCCCACAGCACGAGCACGCCGACGAGCAGCGCCCACGGCGCCAAAGCCTCTTTCTGCTTCTTGTTCATTGCGGCACCTCCACCTGCCCAACAGGTTTGCGGATGGCGCCGATGTGCTCGCGCAGCTCCAGCACGAGGTCGGTGAACTCCTTGGTGTAGGTCAGCTCCAGCTCGCGCGGGCGTGGCAGCTCGATGGTCTTGCGCACCAGCATGCGCCCCGGGCTGCGGCTCATCACGTACACCG
Protein-coding regions in this window:
- the pilM gene encoding type IV pilus biogenesis protein PilM; translation: MFNRREQPGWMAVVPRKQSVDFAHVVRGGERPVLRLLDSQPRNGGEAQALAHARRTHHLQRYRCTTWVDPSAYQMVQVARPKVEPAELRAALRWSIKDSLDFPVEQAMVDVLPVPTDGMPAGRDPLALVVAAKRDKLQERVQAFQAAKLKLAVIDVVETAQRNIATLFETPGRGIAMLGLHESGGLLTFSRGGGFYGLRHIDINLAALADADQRAAVFERVGLELQRSLDGFDRQFSQVPLSRLLIAGHPAAESFSNFLKDNLYLPVEVADLATVLDLGRHADTLQDVTQQHAWYVPIGMALRDESVLS
- a CDS encoding type II secretion system F family protein, which codes for MPQFTYTARDAGGDLLQGVLEGDSAGAVAAELQRAGSTPLEIALATAVGASMASKQISFGKKERVKHEDLLMFSRQLHTLLKAGIALTRALGGLQESASPAMKDVIRQTRESLESGNEMSTSLAKQTGVFSAFYVAMVRVGEMTGRLDEVFLRLFHHLEFEKLMRDQVKSALRYPSFVVAVMIIAIGVVNVFVIPAFQRVFDNLGSDLPFMTQLLVGFSKFTLVAWPYLLVGAVGGFFAFKRWTATEDGGYTWDKLKLKFPIAGKIIRKATLARFSRSFALALKSGVPVVQAMMVVANTVDNHFYARAIEKMREGVERGDSLLRTAAASGIFTPVVLQMIAVGEESGTLDEMLGEVADFYQQEVEYELKSLSAQIEPILIIFLGVLVLILALGVFLPIWDLGKAAIK
- a CDS encoding GspE/PulE family protein, encoding MPPPQKIRLGDLLVQQNLITQEQLTATLEQQRSSGRKLGRILVDSGLVTEEQISGALAGQLKIPYINLKQTNPAPALVNLLTEAQARRFRALVLEDNAGVLRVGMADPSDLFAYDELTRILKREIDLAAVTETQLLATIDRVYRRTGEITALSQELTAELAQTEADFGNLLGTEAAVKDAPVVKLLQTLFEDAAQVRASDIHIEPQQHKLHVRFRIDGVLHLQTEADLKIAPALVLRLKLMSGLDISEKRLPQDGRFHVDIRGNPLDVRISTMPTQYGESVVMRLLNQSGGLLQLDRLGMGEAMLAKVRAALNRTSGMILVTGPTGSGKTTALYASLNEINSPDRKIITVEDPVEYRLPGINQVQVHDKIDLSFERVLRAALRQDPDVILVGEMRDKTTAEIGLRAAMTGHMVLSTLHTNDAATTPVRLLDMGVPPYMVAMSLNLVIAQRLVRLVCENCVAPHTPTPQELGWLDHYIGPEGKDGKYMRGMGCSRCNGTGFIGRTAVYEMLEMTPELVQTANHGSPIEFVRIARAQIGTKTLLRNALALAHAGRSTISEAMALAASGDG
- a CDS encoding DUF6607 family protein, whose product is MTKTLICLAWLWCATAATAAETAPTPPRYTFSYPLDGSTLKPRGGTTRGVPVTVDTQPSPAWQALQSPGLTPQERDRRAILAMAGRYRVSFDFLEIASYTAADDPQKLGPYQSWGTEKVYVDRDEPGFVSLVHILDMRFVDKDGKPSAPMVTKHWRQDWRYEPEALVEYRGRDRWQRRAVPQAERRGAWSQTVYQVDESPRYASLGRWQHNASFSTWISGETWRPLPRREWSVRKDYDTLIGSNRHTVHPTGWTQEEYNLKARLDAERRPDAGFPYLGREVGMARYERLKDGDFTGADRYYAATRSFWHEVLAAWQGAFVKHGTVTLKGPVDKLGLFVPLFERAGEIEDGQAKGEHAPVIRKALADMGVPP
- a CDS encoding ABC transporter permease, encoding MNKKQKEALAPWALLVGVLVLWELLCRGFNVSEFIFPSPSRIATQLVEFRGVIAGHAWRTFWVTMAGFGLSIVVGTLLGFLIGSSRMAYAAMYPLMTAFNALPKAAFVPILVVWFGIGVGPAVLTAFLISFFPITVNIATGLATLEPEAEDVLRVLGAKRWDVLIKVGLPRSLPYFYGSLKVAITLAFVGTTVSEMTAANEGIGYLLISAGSSMQMGLAFAGLVVIGVMAMAMYELFAVVEKRTTAWAHRSAGNS